In Apostichopus japonicus isolate 1M-3 chromosome 5, ASM3797524v1, whole genome shotgun sequence, a single window of DNA contains:
- the LOC139967910 gene encoding ubiquitin domain-containing protein 1-like yields MGGCLGTSHDSNNARADMNAEIGSMPIGRNQPLKAESPKWKSDIPLTRGQLKSKRDEFWETAPAFEGRKEIWDALRGAAQELENGEHALSQAIVDGASITCPNGTLTDCYDELGNRYVLPVYCLSPPINLVEESIESDVIDPEPASDGVDMNIKLRLSTGKDIKLVVRSTDTVFQIKKRLLKEEGVDPTQQRWYFSGKLLPNKTRIEDANIPKGFIVQVIITLPEPPPPVDG; encoded by the exons ATGGGAGGCTGCTTAGGCACCTCCCATGACTCGAACAATGCCAGGGCAGATATGAATGCAGAGATCGGGTCGA TGCCCATTGGTCGAAACCAGCCTCTCAAGGCAGAAAGCCCAAAGTGGAAAAGTGATATCCCTTTGACGAGAGGACAACTCAAAAGTAAGAGAGATGAATTTTGGGAGACGGCACCAGCCTTTGAAGGGCGGAAAGAGATCTGGGATGCTCTCAGGGGTGCTGCCCAGGAACTAGAGAACGGAGAGCATGCCCTTTCTCAAGCCATCGTAGACGGTGCAAGCATAACCTGTCCAAACG GAACATTAACAGACTGCTACGACGAGTTAGGAAATAGATATGTACTACCAGTGTATTGCCTTAGTCCACCCATCAATTTAGTGGAGGAGTCCATCGAATCGGACGTCATCGATCCCGAACCCGCGTCAGACGGCGTCGACATGAACATCAAGCTGCGTCTGTCGACGGGGAAGGACATTAAATTGGTCGTGCGTTCAACGGACACAGTGTTTCAAATAAAGAAGCGGCTCCTCAAAGAGGAAGGCGTGGACCCTACCCAGCAGAGGTGGTACTTTTCGGGGAAACTCCTCCCGAACAAAACACGAATTGAAGATGCAAATATCCCGAAAGGATTCATCGTGCAGGTGATTATCACACTGCCGGAACCGCCTCCACCTGTGGATGGTTGA